From Mustela nigripes isolate SB6536 chromosome 13, MUSNIG.SB6536, whole genome shotgun sequence, one genomic window encodes:
- the SIX1 gene encoding homeobox protein SIX1 has translation MSMLPSFGFTQEQVACVCEVLQQGGNLERLGRFLWSLPACDHLHKNESVLKAKAVVAFHRGNFRELYKILESHQFSPHNHPKLQQLWLKAHYVEAEKLRGRPLGAVGKYRVRRKFPLPRTIWDGEETSYCFKEKSRGVLREWYAHNPYPSPREKRELAEATGLTTTQVSNWFKNRRQRDRAAEAKERENTENNNSSSNKQNQLSPLEGGKPLMSSSEEEFSPPQSPDQNSVLLLQGNMGHARSSNYSLPGLTASQPSHSLQAHQHQLQDSLLGPLTSSLVDLGS, from the exons ATGTCGATGCTGCCGTCGTTCGGCTTCACGCAGGAGCAAGTGGCGTGCGTGTGCGAAGTTCTGCAGCAAGGCGGGAACCTGGAGCGTCTGGGTAGGTTCCTGTGGTCGCTCCCCGCCTGCGACCACCTGCACAAGAACGAAAGCGTGCTCAAGGCCAAGGCCGTGGTTGCCTTCCACCGCGGGAACTTCCGCGAGCTCTACAAGATCCTGGAGAGCCACCAGTTCTCGCCACACAACCATCCCAAGCTGCAGCAACTGTGGCTGAAGGCGCACTACGTAGAGGCCGAGAAGCTGCGCGGCCGGCCGCTGGGCGCGGTGGGCAAATATCGGGTGCGCCGAAAATTCCCGCTGCCGCGCACCATCTGGGATGGCGAGGAGACCAGCTACTGCTTCAAAGAGAAGTCCCGGGGTGTGCTGCGGGAGTGGTACGCTCACAATCCGTACCCCTCGCCTCGTGAGAAGCGGGAGCTGGCCGAGGCCACTGGGCTCACCACCACCCAGGTCAGCAACTGGTTTAAGAACCGGAGGCAAAGAGACCGGGCCGCCGAGGCCAAGGAAAG GGAGAACACCGAAAACAATAACTCCTCCTCCAACAAGCAGAATCAACTCTCTCCTCTGGAAGGGGGCAAGCCGCTCATGTCCAGCTCAGAAGAAGAATTCTCACCTCCCCAAAGTCCAGACCAGAACTCGGTACTTCTGCTGCAGGGCAATATGGGCCACGCCAGGAGCTCAAACTATTCTCTCCCTGGCTTAACGGCCTCGCAGCCCAGCCACAGCCTGCAAGCCCACCAGCATCAACTCCAGGACTCCCTGCTGGGCCCCCTCACCTCCAGTCTGGTGGACTTGGGGTCTTAA